A single region of the Plutella xylostella chromosome 7, ilPluXylo3.1, whole genome shotgun sequence genome encodes:
- the LOC119690834 gene encoding uncharacterized protein LOC119690834 gives MKKNYAPKVHFIYYLSGGLGAWFYVFKKLAFSIYGLKCSITVIVPAPQLASLWEVPLLALSAKIWLLYFFAGVFASAALYMANNYSTRHIFLLPYRISLAQAQSDHKKPNWKIRRVTCWLLLTIVIINSAYSAGLSTNYTIQKYEDSIDTIADVVDRNMEWGAVHEAFIYTLLNSQDPVIKGLVKLFRKYSPQEMMQKSYSVDMAFAMMKLQGGNINIGRFITEDVVSNYMILLDDIYYEYSLIMGRKSSPLLDKLNVLLLRLHETGLTLAWENQISQRYGDYKVQLAIKFSRLKKESKTGPLGYYHLEVNIYRYWAKKPDGSIATLKGFRFL, from the exons atgaaaaaaaactatgcaCCAAAAGTtcactttatttattatctttcAGGAGGATTGGGTGCTTGGTTTTATGTTTTCAAAAAACTGGCATTCTCTATATACGGCCTTAAATGTTCTATAACTGTTATTGTTCCAGCTCCACA gTTGGCATCATTATGGGAAGTTCCATTGCTAGCATTATCAGCAAAGATTTGGTTATTGTACTTCTTCGCCGGAGTTTTTGCTTCTGCTGCTCTTTATATGGCCAATAATTATTCAACTCGACACATTTTTTTGCTGCCATATCGAATTTCCCTTGcacag GCTCAATCAGATCACAAAAAGCCCAATTGGAAGATTCGACGCGTCACATGTTGGCTTCTTCTTACGATTGTCATAATAAATAGTGCATATAGTGCTGGATTGTCCACCAACTACACAATCCAAAAATACGAGGATTCTATAGACACAATTGCAGACGTCGTCGATAGAAACATGGAATGGGGTGCCGTTCATGAGGCTTTTATTTATACCCTTCTCAATTCTCAAGAT CCTGTAATAAAAGGACTGGTGAAATTGTTTCGCAAATACAGTCCTCAAGAAATGATGCAGAAATCGTATTCAGTTGACATGGCATTTGCTATGATGAAATTGCAAGGAG GTAACATAAATATCGGCAGATTTATAACCGAAGACGTAGTATCAAACTATATGATACTACTAGATGATATATATTACGAGTATAGCCTTATTATGGGGCGAAAGAGTTCTCCACTTCTGGACAAGTTGAATGTACTTCTACTGCGACTTCATGAAACAGGACTGACTTTGGCTTGGGAGAACCAG attaGTCAACGCTACGGAGACTACAAAGTGCAATTGGCTATAAAATTCTCTCGGTTAAAAAAGGAGTCAAAAACGGGGCCTCTGGGATATTACCATTTAGAGGTGAATATCTATAGATATTGGGCCAAGAAACCTGATGGTAGCATTGCCACTCTGAAAGGGTTCAGGTTTCTTTGA